One region of Salinirubrum litoreum genomic DNA includes:
- a CDS encoding glycosyltransferase family 2 protein: protein MYKNNTIGVVVPAYNEEGFVGEVIDTIPGFVDVAYVVDDGSTDGTWEEICDHAAAVNEGHDSEATGFDRLVVPVQHEENRGVGGALKTGYLQALEDGVDITAVLGGDGQMDPDILTKYIDPIAEGDADYTKGNRFMRTDQLDAMPRFRLVGNAVLSYLTKVASGYWKTMDPQNGYTAISREALETADIENMYEYYGYCNDLLVKLNVENLRVADVSHSAEYVYDDEDWKSHISYDEYVPRVSLMLLRNFLWRLKQKYLLRDFHPLAAFYLVGTLLSGVAAVGTAVAGLSRSESGGTGRWVLGFVVGLAFFLAGTVLDLEDNEALELQITGDTYEDGR, encoded by the coding sequence ATGTACAAGAACAACACGATCGGCGTCGTCGTCCCGGCGTACAACGAGGAGGGCTTCGTCGGCGAGGTGATCGACACGATCCCGGGGTTCGTCGACGTGGCGTACGTCGTCGACGACGGCTCGACGGACGGGACGTGGGAAGAGATCTGTGACCACGCCGCGGCGGTAAACGAAGGCCACGACTCCGAGGCGACCGGCTTCGACCGCCTCGTCGTCCCGGTCCAGCACGAGGAGAACCGCGGCGTCGGAGGGGCGCTGAAGACCGGCTACCTGCAGGCACTCGAAGACGGCGTCGACATCACGGCCGTTCTCGGCGGCGACGGGCAGATGGATCCGGACATCCTGACGAAGTACATCGACCCAATCGCCGAGGGCGACGCCGACTACACGAAGGGAAACCGGTTCATGCGGACGGATCAACTCGACGCCATGCCACGGTTCCGGCTCGTCGGGAACGCGGTCCTCTCGTATCTCACGAAGGTCGCGAGCGGGTACTGGAAGACGATGGACCCGCAGAACGGCTACACCGCCATCTCACGTGAGGCGCTGGAGACAGCGGACATCGAGAACATGTACGAGTACTACGGCTACTGCAACGACTTGCTCGTCAAGCTGAACGTCGAGAACCTTCGCGTGGCGGACGTCTCCCACTCGGCGGAGTACGTCTACGACGACGAGGACTGGAAGAGCCACATCAGCTACGACGAGTACGTCCCGCGCGTCTCGCTGATGCTGCTCCGGAACTTCCTGTGGCGACTGAAACAGAAGTACCTCCTGCGCGACTTCCACCCGCTCGCGGCCTTCTACCTCGTGGGGACGCTGCTGTCCGGTGTTGCGGCCGTCGGGACCGCCGTCGCGGGCCTCTCGCGGTCGGAGTCAGGTGGGACGGGCCGGTGGGTACTCGGCTTCGTCGTCGGACTCGCGTTCTTCCTCGCCGGGACGGTCCTCGACCTCGAGGACAACGAGGCACTGGAACTGCAGATCACGGGTGACACCTACGAGGACGGTCGCTGA
- a CDS encoding helix-turn-helix domain-containing protein, whose product MSPATEDAVRPIYVELEVSHPDLPLADLMETLPATTLEFEFQPATAALTGGFLTVVGTDSKTVRAALDDDPTVGEVLLLGLIDSQLVYRITVGDCVPLLPPDATDRGIRVLHAGTENGAWRLRLHCPDRSVLEALRRHYHDNGVSFRIKRLHDARTTRGAPSVTLSPVHRETLTIAYEAGYFDVPRNATQSELAERLGLSRSGVSQRLRRATAALVEQLLLQ is encoded by the coding sequence GTGAGTCCAGCCACCGAGGACGCCGTCCGACCCATCTACGTCGAACTGGAAGTGTCCCACCCCGACCTGCCGCTCGCCGACCTGATGGAGACGCTGCCGGCGACCACGCTCGAGTTCGAGTTCCAGCCCGCGACGGCGGCGCTGACCGGCGGCTTCCTCACCGTCGTGGGAACCGACTCGAAAACCGTGAGAGCGGCGCTGGACGACGATCCCACGGTTGGCGAGGTGTTGCTGCTCGGTCTCATCGACTCCCAACTCGTCTACCGCATCACCGTCGGCGACTGCGTTCCCCTCCTGCCGCCGGACGCGACCGACCGCGGGATCCGGGTGCTCCACGCCGGCACCGAGAACGGCGCGTGGCGACTCCGGTTGCACTGTCCCGACCGGAGCGTACTCGAGGCGCTCCGGCGACACTACCACGACAACGGGGTGTCGTTCCGCATCAAGCGTCTCCACGACGCCCGCACGACACGCGGCGCGCCGAGTGTCACGCTGTCCCCGGTCCACCGGGAGACGCTGACGATCGCCTACGAGGCGGGCTACTTCGACGTGCCCCGCAACGCCACGCAGAGTGAACTCGCCGAGCGACTCGGCCTCTCCCGGTCCGGGGTCTCACAGCGGCTCCGTCGAGCGACGGCGGCGCTGGTGGAACAGCTTTTGCTTCAGTGA
- a CDS encoding metal-dependent hydrolase, with the protein MWPWEHLAFGYLWYSVLTRLAGDHRVGDAEAVALGVGTVLPDLVDKPLSWSLGVTATGYGPAHSLFVGAPLVAALAALAWRRGHGPPGAAFAVGYASHLLGDVLAFRADGPVLSKLLWPAAAQEPYTVDRSLLGRAGSYFGEFLATATQPDHLALALGYAGVLVAVVLLWAADGAPGVHWLRGDVDGRR; encoded by the coding sequence ATGTGGCCCTGGGAACACCTCGCCTTCGGCTACCTCTGGTACTCGGTCCTGACTCGGCTGGCCGGCGACCACCGGGTCGGTGACGCCGAAGCGGTCGCACTCGGGGTCGGTACGGTCCTCCCCGACCTCGTCGACAAACCACTGTCGTGGTCCCTCGGGGTCACGGCTACCGGCTACGGCCCGGCCCACTCCCTGTTCGTCGGTGCCCCGCTGGTGGCGGCGCTGGCCGCCCTCGCGTGGCGGCGCGGACACGGGCCGCCCGGCGCGGCGTTCGCCGTCGGCTACGCCTCACACCTGCTCGGCGACGTGCTCGCCTTCCGGGCCGACGGTCCCGTGCTCTCGAAACTCCTGTGGCCCGCCGCCGCCCAGGAGCCCTACACGGTCGACCGGTCGCTGCTGGGTCGCGCCGGGTCGTACTTCGGGGAGTTCCTCGCGACCGCGACACAGCCGGACCACCTCGCGCTCGCGCTCGGGTACGCCGGCGTCCTCGTCGCCGTCGTCCTGCTGTGGGCGGCCGACGGCGCGCCCGGCGTCCACTGGCTCCGCGGCGACGTCGACGGCCGGCGTTGA
- a CDS encoding DUF1616 domain-containing protein — protein MTTSPRRWKTDLFLVVAAAVAALAGTLAPLPFAPLRAALVVPLVVLLPGYALVAALFPERRSPPDSDDMARSTTVTDRSANATGLLFSVRIALSVAASVTLVAGVAFVVTVVGLPLDGPFVALGVFALTLLGTAVAFTRRALSDPGERAGLPSLSVAWPSDPRTGGTMLGDSGADDTIPFAANALVVVGLVVFASSLGLAAVTTQAGGPSFTEVAVVTETADGEYVADDYPRTLDGGTSTPVTVALENHEGQDHRYTVVATLARLDRTPNGTEVTDRAVLSRTTTTVAAGETGHVEPQVRPAVSGSQRRLSFLVYRGDAPADPTRDNAYRVVHLTLGTGSGSESLDAPVVTD, from the coding sequence ATGACCACCTCTCCACGTCGCTGGAAGACGGACCTCTTCCTCGTCGTCGCGGCCGCGGTCGCAGCACTCGCGGGGACGCTCGCCCCACTCCCGTTCGCGCCGCTCCGGGCGGCCCTCGTCGTCCCACTCGTCGTCCTCCTCCCAGGCTACGCACTCGTCGCCGCGTTGTTCCCCGAGCGCCGGTCGCCGCCCGACTCGGACGACATGGCGCGCTCGACGACGGTCACCGACCGATCTGCGAACGCGACCGGGTTGCTGTTCTCCGTCCGGATCGCGCTGTCGGTCGCAGCGAGCGTCACGCTCGTCGCCGGGGTCGCGTTCGTCGTCACCGTCGTGGGCCTCCCGCTCGACGGCCCGTTCGTGGCGCTCGGCGTCTTCGCCCTGACGCTCCTCGGGACGGCCGTCGCGTTCACCCGCCGTGCACTGTCCGACCCCGGCGAACGGGCCGGTCTCCCGTCGCTGTCCGTCGCGTGGCCGTCCGACCCCCGGACCGGCGGGACGATGCTCGGCGACAGCGGCGCCGACGACACGATCCCGTTTGCAGCCAACGCGCTCGTCGTCGTCGGCCTCGTCGTCTTCGCCAGCAGCCTCGGCCTCGCGGCCGTGACGACCCAGGCCGGCGGCCCCTCGTTCACCGAAGTCGCCGTCGTCACCGAGACCGCTGACGGCGAGTACGTCGCCGACGACTACCCGCGGACGCTCGACGGCGGGACCTCCACCCCCGTCACGGTCGCGCTGGAGAACCACGAGGGGCAGGACCACCGGTACACCGTCGTCGCCACGCTCGCGCGTCTCGACCGGACGCCGAACGGGACCGAGGTGACGGACCGGGCCGTCCTCTCCCGGACGACGACGACCGTCGCCGCGGGGGAGACCGGGCACGTCGAGCCTCAGGTCCGCCCTGCGGTCTCCGGGTCACAGCGTCGCCTCTCGTTTCTGGTCTACCGCGGTGACGCGCCCGCCGACCCGACCCGCGACAACGCCTACCGCGTCGTCCACCTGACCCTCGGCACCGGCAGCGGGAGCGAGTCGCTCGACGCCCCGGTGGTGACAGACTGA
- a CDS encoding acyltransferase: MIRYVTGHDCDIDDDVTLGYGDDAGQTVVGDRARIRSGTVVYGDVDIGDDLTTGHDVVVREDTSVGDEVVLGTKTVVDGTTDIGSNVSLQSRVYVPTNTTVGDRVFVGPGAVLTNDPHPVRRDADLAGPTLERDASVGGNATVLPDVTVGEGAFVAAGATVTEDVPPETLAVGTPAEHRPLPATLEGGNLL; this comes from the coding sequence ATGATACGCTACGTCACCGGCCACGACTGCGACATCGACGACGACGTGACGCTCGGCTACGGCGACGACGCCGGACAGACCGTCGTGGGCGACCGTGCCCGTATCCGCTCCGGTACCGTCGTCTACGGCGACGTCGACATCGGCGACGACCTCACCACCGGCCACGACGTGGTGGTCCGAGAGGACACCAGCGTCGGCGACGAGGTGGTGCTCGGGACGAAGACGGTCGTGGACGGCACCACCGACATCGGCTCGAACGTGAGCCTCCAGAGCCGGGTGTACGTGCCGACGAACACGACCGTCGGGGACCGGGTGTTCGTCGGGCCCGGTGCCGTCCTGACGAACGACCCGCACCCGGTCCGACGGGACGCCGACCTCGCCGGGCCGACGCTCGAACGGGACGCCTCCGTCGGCGGCAACGCGACCGTCCTCCCCGACGTGACGGTCGGCGAGGGGGCGTTCGTCGCCGCCGGTGCCACCGTCACCGAGGACGTGCCGCCAGAGACGCTCGCGGTGGGGACGCCGGCCGAGCACAGGCCACTGCCGGCGACGCTCGAAGGGGGGAACCTGCTGTGA